The genome window AGCATTTGCGCCATCTACTTTTGCCGATTCATAAAGAACCTCATCAATTGAGCTTAGTCCCGCCTCAAAATATAGAGTATTTACTCCCATCCATCTCCATGTTGCTAATAAAAGGAGTGCAAACATGCCCGTACCCCAATTTTTCAGCCATTGTTTTGACTCCAGTCCAAAAAAATGAAGGATTTGGTTCATGAGACCAGAATCCATTTCACTAAACATATAGCGAAATAAAATACCTGCTACTACGACTGAAACTAATGCTGGCAAATAGATAATCGATTTATAGACTCTTTTCCCTACTACACTTTTTGAATTTAATAAAAATGCGCAGAGCATAGGGATCGGAATTAAAATGATTAACGTTAATATTGTATAGATAACACTATTTCTAACAGCGATATGAAATACCTTATCGCCTAACAACTTTTCATAATTTGCAAGTCCAACAAATTCGCTATATCCGTTCCCAATATTATGAAAACTCATCTCTATAGTCGAATACATTGGATATATCCAGAAGAATGACAAGCTAACAATAAACGGCAATATAAACACATAGGGTGCTATTTTCTGAGAGAATAAAAAAGCCTGGATCTTCTTCAAATTCATTCCTCTCCTTTTCGTCAGTGTCTTTAAGACTACCTCGTAAAGGTAATCTTAAAGACGTCACTTATTCTTGCTCAAAGTCGACCTCCGCTTGTGCATCTTCAAGAGCTTGCTTTACATTTGCACCATTCTCTAGAACCTCATTTAAAGTGGTTAAATTAAATACTTCATTGATAGTAGTCGTAATTGGCACCGTTTTAATCAAATTTACTTCATCTTGAATTTCCAATAATGTATCAAATGGATTATTAACAAAGTACTTTACATACTCATTGTCTGGATTATGAGTGATATCTTTATTAGTCCAAACCTTTGTATTAACCGGATCAAAACCAAGAATATTCCAGATTTGTTCCCCGCCTTCTTCCGTTAACTTTGCCCAAGTCATAAATTCAGCTGCTAGCTCAGCATTTTCAGAGTCTTTATATACGACTGTACCTGTACCACCTGCACCATTTGAACGTTTTTGACCTTCCTCAAACACAGGTGCTGGGGCAATAGCAAATTTGCCAGACATCTCTGGCATATAATCTGTAAAACGAGACATATACCAAATAGCTTTAGGGAAGGCAGCCACTTCACCTTTTGCCACTGTCGCATAGCCTTGTTCTGTATCAATTTGTCCCCCTGGAGTTACTTCGGCAATCCCGCTTTCTAACCAGCCTTGCTGCATTGTTAGCATATTGTTTAATGAATCCAGCTTCACATTTGCATTGGATGGATCTTTTACCCAAGATTCTCCGTGTTCCGACATTGCTAATGTCAGCCAATCCGCACCGCCAGTATCAACAGAGGTCATATAAACTTCTCCATTAGTAGCCTCTTTTAACTTCTCACCAGCTGCTGCAAAGTCATCCCATGTTTTAATTTTGGTATAATCAATTCCATGTTTTTCGAGAATCTCTGTATTGTAGTACATGACAGTAGCCCCAACATGTGTCGGTACTCCATAATAGTTGCCATCTTTTTCATAAGCATCTAATCGAGATGTCACCAAATCAGCCTTATACGGTTCTACATAACTGTTTAATGCCAGCCATGGAACTTCTCCATCTAAATAGTTAGGAAATTGGCCAATTTCTACATCTGCTAAATCAGGAATCCCTTCTCCTGATTGGACGGATAAAGTTAGTTTCGTATGCATATCTGCATATGGATAGACAGTAAATTTAATTTGAATTTGCTTATCTGGATTCGTTTCATTCCATTTATTCAACATTTCCGTGTAAAATTTTTGGTGTAAATCCACGAATAACCACATATCCAACTTCGCACCATCTTCTGGTCCAACTGTCGTAACCTCTGCTTCTACCTCTTTCTTGTCACTTCCCTTTCCCCCAGAGGAATTCGAACAACCAACAACTAAAACAGCCATCAGAAGAATTACAAAATAGGAAAAGCCTTTTTTGGGTAACCCCATAATCTCTGCCCCCATTCGATTTTTTGTATTTTTGAATTTACGTATTTCAAAGATCACCTCCTGATAATTAAAACGCTTTCACAAATAGGTATATTACCATCCTCAAATTTTTATGTGTAATTCTTATACGCACTTTTTTATTTTTTTCAAAAAAATGTACGGATGTAATAAGCGTTTTTTTTCAACCCATCAGAAGTGATGAATTTGGATGTATGTATATTAGTTCACAAAAATTAATCACTAAAAAAAGAGTTTATCCCTGTCTCTTCTAGGCTTATCTAACAAATATTTGACCATACATCTTTTGGAACTACTAAGTCAAATCGAAAAGTTCCAAAATTGTATGAGTAATTTTGGTCAATATAGAAGAAAATACATCTGTAGGAGCTATTTACAAAAAAGGAGGATTTCTGTTGAATAAAAAGAATAATGATCAAACTACAAAAGTTGCAGGACGCATGTTTGATCCAAGTGATTATGAAAAAAAAGACCAACTTTCTTCTGGCTTGGCAACTACTCATGAACAAGCTACTGATACTTATACAGAAGGAGAAATTGGTGCTGTAATTGATGATGTGGATGGCGAGGATATAGAGATAGGGAAGAAAAGAACTAAATAACAAATAGAAAAAGGATGCATTCTTTTGAGAGAAAGCATCCTTTTTCTATTTTTCATGCCTATGCTATGCTTGCTAAGAAATTGTTACTCTGGAATATATGGTAATTCAAGTGTTTTCGGGATATTAATTACATGGGTCTCCACATAAGATTTTAATCCTTCTTCTCCATACTCTCTTCCAACTCCAGATTGTTTCACCCCGCCAAATGGGAATCGCACATCCAAGCCTTGAACAGCTGCAGTATTAATCATTGTTGTGCCTGCCTCAATGCGACGGGCAACTTTAATTGCATGTTCTTCTTCGCCCCAAACAGAACTTGTTAGACCATAAATGCTCTCATTGTGTAACTCAATTACTTGCTCTTCATCATCAAAAGGCAAAATTGGCACAGTCGGTCCAAATTGCTCTTCTACAACAATTGGATCATGAAAATCAGCGCCTAATACTAATGTAGGCTGCAGAAAATATCCATTATCCATTAATTCGGGATTGAGGATTTCCCCTAATGGAATCACTTTAGCTCCTTTACTTTTTGCATCTTCTACAAGACTTTTAACATATTTCACCTGATTTTTATTATTTACTGGGCCTACCGTCACATCAGGATGAAAAGGATCGCCAACGCGAATCCACTTATTCGCCGCTTCGATATATTTCTCTACGAAAGCATCATAGATTGATCGATGAACATAAATGCGTTTCGCTATCATACAAATTTGTCCTGCGGTAAGGAAGTTTGAAATAACCATTCTTCGCATCGCTTTTTCATCATTTACATCAAAGTCTTCTAGCACAATTGCGGCATCATTTCCTCCTAACTCAAGCGTCATCTTTTTAATCGTTTCAGAAGCAGCCTTCATAATACTCTTAGCTGTCTTCGTTCCACCCGTGAAGGCAATCTTTGCAACTTTTGGATTCGATGTAAGCTCTACCCCTACCTCTGCATCCCCATGGACAAGATTGAGCACACCTGGAGGAAATTCTTCTGCGATAATTTCTACTACTTTACTGACAGCTAAAGGAGCAAATGGACTTGGTTTTACAACCATTGTATTTCCAGTTAATAAGGCTGGTGCTATTTTAATAGTGGATAAAGAAATAGGATAATTCCATGGAGAAATAGCGGAAACCACACCTACTGGATCAAATGTAATGATTGTTCTCCCATTTTCATGCTCTTTTTCTTGGGGAGCAACAACTTTCTTTACATTCTTGCATGCAAATTCCATCCACATGATAGAGATTGCTATTTCACCTTTGGAATCATATAAAGCTTTCCCATGTTCCCGAGATAACAAAGTAGCTATTTCAGGTGTTGCATCCTTTAATTTTTGAATAGCTCGTTCCATTCTTTCGATCCGCTCATCTACATCCGTCCAAGCCCAGCCTTTTAACGCATCATAAGCTGCATCAATCGCTAGTACCGTTTCTTCTTGCGTATTAAGAGGTGCATATCCTACAATTTCATCCGGATGTGTTGGATTTTCACGTGGAGCTTGCTTTTCAGTTGGTACTTTCTCTCCGTTAATAATGGCATGTATAGTAATTGGCTCTGTTTGCATATTCCGACTCCTCCTTGTAGGAATTATTTACTTCATTAGTATGAATTAGGTTGTTAAGGTATATACAGTGAGAACGATAAAAACAATTAGATTTTCTTGAGCGACTTATTAACCCCCATAACTTAAATACCGTTACACTATATTAACTTATACACTTTTTACTAGGAGTTTAATCTAGAAAAGCTACTTTTTTTGTGAAAAGAGGATGGAACTGGACAACGGAGTTTACTATAACGGAAATATCTCCTCTATCAACTATTTCTCTAATTAATTTTGAAAACTAGTTCGCACGAATATTTGGAGAGGGAGTTTCGACACTCACACTATGAAAAAAGGTATATTCAGTTTGTAGGAGTACTAAATGCACAAACATTTTTATACTTAATAAAAAACCGAACAATTATACATAAAATTGTTCGGGATATCCTCGAATAGAAGCTTTTCTCTTTATAAGTTAATTTTGACCATAGTAAGCATATGCTCCGTGTTTTCTAAGATAGTGCTTATCTAATAAATGCTGATCCATAGAAGAAATAGTCGGATTTAGATTAAGTGTATGATAAGCCATTTTGCATACTTCCTCTAAAATAACGGCATGATGAAGTGCCTCTTTTGCATTCTTTCCCCAAGCAAACGGACCATGACTAGATACTAAAACTGATGGAATTTCATTGGGATTTATTCCGTTTTTATAAAATGTTTCTACAATGACATTTCCTGTCTCTCGCTCATAGTCCCCTTTGATTTCTTCTTCTGTTAAACTTCTAGTACATGGAACAGAACCATAAAATGTATCTGCTTGTGTAGTACCTAAAGCAGGCAATTCTTTAGTTGCTTGAGACCAGATAGTAGCCCACGGGGAATGTGTATGAACAATTCCGCCGATATCTTTAAAGTTTTTATACAACACTATGTGAGTACTAGTGTCCGATGAAGGTTTTAAATGACCCTCAACTACTTTCCCTTCAAGGTCAACTACAACTAAGTCACCTATCTTCAAGTCCTCATATTCTACTCCACTTGGTTTAATAACAACTAGTCCCGAATCACGATCAATACCACTTACATTTCCCCAAGTGAATGTCACTAAATGATGTTGAGGTAAACCTAGATTTGCTTCTAAGACTTGTTCTTTTAATTTTTCAAGCATAGTTTTTTTCACCTCTTCTTAATGATTCCCTATTTTTTATACTTTGCGAAAATTTATCTATCAACTACTAGTTATCACCAAAAGATACTAAAACCTTATTGTATTTCAATGTTCGATCTGCCATTTTTTTTAAATAGGCACCAACTTCATCAACAGTAATCTTATGAGAAATCATTGGTTTAAATTTCAGAGTGCCTTTTGTCATGAAATCTAAAGTTGCTTTCCAAGCAATCCCCGGATAGGGGGCTGTATATGAATTCCATGTACCTTGAATTTTTATCTCACCTCGAAGAACATGCTCTATTGCCTCTTCTTCTAATGGAAGATTTGAATGTGCAATACCCAAAAAAACTACACGTCCTTTTTTCTTGGCTGCTAATATGGATTGTTGCTGAGTAATTTTACTTCCGGCTGTTTCAGCAACAACATCTGCTCCTCCATCAGTAAACTTGCGGATTTGTTGAACAACATCAGATACTTTAGCATTTATTACAATATCTGCTCCTAAATCCCTAGCTAGTTCAAGTTTTTCTTCAAATATATCTACCGCAATCACAGTAGATGCTCCAAAGATTTTTGCCCATTGTATTGTTAACTGTCCAATGGGTCCACACCCCATTACGACTACCGTTTCACCTGGTTGAATTTGTGCTTTTTGCAAGCCATGGTAACCAATTGTAGCAGGTTCAACTCCTGCAGCCGTTTCATAATTTAGTCGATCATCAATTTGCAGAACATGCCTTTGGGGTACTTTTACATATTCAGCAAACGCTCCATTACTTCCCGTTCCAATAATGTTATAATTTTCACATAGTGCATAATCACTTGCCTGACAAAATTTACATTCCCCACACGGTACAAGTGGCGCAACTACCACTCTATCTCCCTGTTTTACATTCGTTACATTTCTCCCAATTTCAGCGACTTTTCCAGTAAACTCGTGTCCTAAAATAAGTGGATATGTCCGAGCTCCACTTATCATAGAACGCGGTACATCAGAACCGCAAATACCACAATAAACTACCTTGATCAAAACTTCATCTTCATTGATTTGCGGTATGTCTATTAACTCTGTTTGAATATTTCCCAATGAGTATAAAACTGCTGCTTGCATTTTTTGTTGCATTTTCAAACTCCTTTCTCTATTTTTATGGACACTTTCTGCAATTATATAAAATTGTAATTTCCACCCATTTATCCGGTATCCTAGCCAACTCGAAATCATTTGAGAACTTTCATGTCCTCTTATTCTTCCGTGCTGACTAGCCACCAATACAGTGCAGAACTCTCTATCTATGCTGCGGAAGAGGTTTTTTTGTCTTGAGAATTTTTCTCAGCTTGACGATCTAAATAATCGTAAATTGCCATTTTATTTTTTCTAAAAAAGAACCATAGAATGAAATAAGCGACAATCGTTAATCCAATAAATATAGGATTCTGACTTAAAAATGCTAAAAAAATTAATCCCATTAATGGCTTTCCCAGTATATTAAAACTTGTTATTAACAATGCTCCAGCTGGTAAAGCAATGCCGACGTCTTTGGCAATTTCGGTAAATAAGGGTGCTGTATACGTACACATGTATAATCCAAGACCAAACCAGATAGCTCCATTGACCATAATCTTAGCGATATTACCATTTGAAATAGCCACCAGGCCTTGGACCATAAAGGGAATAGCTAATAAGTCAACAACTGGTAGCACTTTATTTCCTGGAAGAACCATCGCTAGAAATACCATCACTGGAATTAATAATACTCCTGTCATTAATGTTGCTTGTTCTCCAAAACCTGCTGCATCATTGACAGCCAAATACCATTCTCGATTAGATCCTTTTTCTTTTTTGACCGTATTTTTTCTAGCTGCCTCTGTAATTGGACTAAATGCTTGAGCAAAAAGCCCCGCAACGCGCGGGAAAATTGCCATTACCGCACTTGTTGCAATTCCAACTAAAGCAATGGATCCCCATGCATCCAAACTATTTAATGTTGTTAAATTACCTAATACTCCAATGAATATTCCTAGAAACAACCCCAAAGTAATAGGTTCACCTAAAAATCCTAACCGCTTTTGCAAGGTTGCTGGATTTAATTTGATTTTATGGAATCCCAGTTTATTTAAAAGGGGATCCATTAAAACTCCAAATATAGTAGGTTCAATATTATGCATCGCAATAATTGTTGCATTTGGATAATTGTAATATTTTGACCATCTTCTTGCCATCAGCTCTGCATTCAACAAGCTATAAAGGTTAAGAACAATCATACATCCAATCGATAAAATCATATTATCTGTGACCAGATAAACCATTGATCCCCAAATCACATAGGAATAATTATTCCATAAGTCTGATGGCTGGAAAACATCTGTCCACTTCACAAGGAATAGTACCGTTTGCAAAATTAGTCCAACAGCTAGGAATATCATCCCCGGTTCGGTAGAAAAGCCTACTATTGCTGTGGCTTGCCATCCCACATCAAAACCTGTTAATTCCATTCCAGTAATATCAACCATGTTTTGAATTACAGGTGAAATAATTGGTGTAAAGGCGCCTAGAACCATTGTAAATCCTTGTAATCCAATACCGGCATAGAGAGCGGAAATAAATGCTTTCTTCATCGATACTTTAAGTAATAATGCAATAATAAAAATAATGATTGGAACTATAATTGGAGCGCCAAACGTATCAAAAACTTCTTTCAACGTTTCTAAAAACATTCCCATTCCCCCAGTCTATTATTTATTTAGCGCTTTAAGCACTTTTTCCACTTCCTCATAAAACTCATCTTCACCTATTCCAGTTAAACAGCTGCTAGCACTAATGGTTGGGATACCATAATCCGCAACTGGCAATGGACTAGTATGTGTAATTAAGTCATAATTTCCACTTTGAGCATAATTTAGAGCTTCTGTTGGTTTTGCTTCTGTAGTTCTAACATGGAAGCCTCTAGTCTCCATTTCCTCTTTCAGCTTCTCAGCTACCATCGATGACGTAACCGTTCCTGAACCACATACTGACAATATGTTGTAACTTTTCATTAAAAGTCCCCCAATTCAAATTTATTTAAGCTAAAGCACT of Niallia circulans contains these proteins:
- a CDS encoding carbohydrate ABC transporter permease: MNLKKIQAFLFSQKIAPYVFILPFIVSLSFFWIYPMYSTIEMSFHNIGNGYSEFVGLANYEKLLGDKVFHIAVRNSVIYTILTLIILIPIPMLCAFLLNSKSVVGKRVYKSIIYLPALVSVVVAGILFRYMFSEMDSGLMNQILHFFGLESKQWLKNWGTGMFALLLLATWRWMGVNTLYFEAGLSSIDEVLYESAKVDGANAWQRFWHITLPLLKPTRIYVTTISIYAGLAMFLESFMIYGSNNSPKNIGLTIVGYLYRRGIEKNDLGYASAVGLVLLIVALSISMVYLLSSGMFKKEAK
- a CDS encoding ABC transporter substrate-binding protein — protein: MGLPKKGFSYFVILLMAVLVVGCSNSSGGKGSDKKEVEAEVTTVGPEDGAKLDMWLFVDLHQKFYTEMLNKWNETNPDKQIQIKFTVYPYADMHTKLTLSVQSGEGIPDLADVEIGQFPNYLDGEVPWLALNSYVEPYKADLVTSRLDAYEKDGNYYGVPTHVGATVMYYNTEILEKHGIDYTKIKTWDDFAAAGEKLKEATNGEVYMTSVDTGGADWLTLAMSEHGESWVKDPSNANVKLDSLNNMLTMQQGWLESGIAEVTPGGQIDTEQGYATVAKGEVAAFPKAIWYMSRFTDYMPEMSGKFAIAPAPVFEEGQKRSNGAGGTGTVVYKDSENAELAAEFMTWAKLTEEGGEQIWNILGFDPVNTKVWTNKDITHNPDNEYVKYFVNNPFDTLLEIQDEVNLIKTVPITTTINEVFNLTTLNEVLENGANVKQALEDAQAEVDFEQE
- a CDS encoding YozQ family protein, coding for MNKKNNDQTTKVAGRMFDPSDYEKKDQLSSGLATTHEQATDTYTEGEIGAVIDDVDGEDIEIGKKRTK
- a CDS encoding aldehyde dehydrogenase family protein; the encoded protein is MQTEPITIHAIINGEKVPTEKQAPRENPTHPDEIVGYAPLNTQEETVLAIDAAYDALKGWAWTDVDERIERMERAIQKLKDATPEIATLLSREHGKALYDSKGEIAISIMWMEFACKNVKKVVAPQEKEHENGRTIITFDPVGVVSAISPWNYPISLSTIKIAPALLTGNTMVVKPSPFAPLAVSKVVEIIAEEFPPGVLNLVHGDAEVGVELTSNPKVAKIAFTGGTKTAKSIMKAASETIKKMTLELGGNDAAIVLEDFDVNDEKAMRRMVISNFLTAGQICMIAKRIYVHRSIYDAFVEKYIEAANKWIRVGDPFHPDVTVGPVNNKNQVKYVKSLVEDAKSKGAKVIPLGEILNPELMDNGYFLQPTLVLGADFHDPIVVEEQFGPTVPILPFDDEEQVIELHNESIYGLTSSVWGEEEHAIKVARRIEAGTTMINTAAVQGLDVRFPFGGVKQSGVGREYGEEGLKSYVETHVINIPKTLELPYIPE
- the araD gene encoding L-ribulose-5-phosphate 4-epimerase, whose amino-acid sequence is MLEKLKEQVLEANLGLPQHHLVTFTWGNVSGIDRDSGLVVIKPSGVEYEDLKIGDLVVVDLEGKVVEGHLKPSSDTSTHIVLYKNFKDIGGIVHTHSPWATIWSQATKELPALGTTQADTFYGSVPCTRSLTEEEIKGDYERETGNVIVETFYKNGINPNEIPSVLVSSHGPFAWGKNAKEALHHAVILEEVCKMAYHTLNLNPTISSMDQHLLDKHYLRKHGAYAYYGQN
- a CDS encoding galactitol-1-phosphate 5-dehydrogenase, with translation MQQKMQAAVLYSLGNIQTELIDIPQINEDEVLIKVVYCGICGSDVPRSMISGARTYPLILGHEFTGKVAEIGRNVTNVKQGDRVVVAPLVPCGECKFCQASDYALCENYNIIGTGSNGAFAEYVKVPQRHVLQIDDRLNYETAAGVEPATIGYHGLQKAQIQPGETVVVMGCGPIGQLTIQWAKIFGASTVIAVDIFEEKLELARDLGADIVINAKVSDVVQQIRKFTDGGADVVAETAGSKITQQQSILAAKKKGRVVFLGIAHSNLPLEEEAIEHVLRGEIKIQGTWNSYTAPYPGIAWKATLDFMTKGTLKFKPMISHKITVDEVGAYLKKMADRTLKYNKVLVSFGDN
- a CDS encoding PTS galactitol transporter subunit IIC; protein product: MFLETLKEVFDTFGAPIIVPIIIFIIALLLKVSMKKAFISALYAGIGLQGFTMVLGAFTPIISPVIQNMVDITGMELTGFDVGWQATAIVGFSTEPGMIFLAVGLILQTVLFLVKWTDVFQPSDLWNNYSYVIWGSMVYLVTDNMILSIGCMIVLNLYSLLNAELMARRWSKYYNYPNATIIAMHNIEPTIFGVLMDPLLNKLGFHKIKLNPATLQKRLGFLGEPITLGLFLGIFIGVLGNLTTLNSLDAWGSIALVGIATSAVMAIFPRVAGLFAQAFSPITEAARKNTVKKEKGSNREWYLAVNDAAGFGEQATLMTGVLLIPVMVFLAMVLPGNKVLPVVDLLAIPFMVQGLVAISNGNIAKIMVNGAIWFGLGLYMCTYTAPLFTEIAKDVGIALPAGALLITSFNILGKPLMGLIFLAFLSQNPIFIGLTIVAYFILWFFFRKNKMAIYDYLDRQAEKNSQDKKTSSAA
- a CDS encoding PTS sugar transporter subunit IIB; its protein translation is MKSYNILSVCGSGTVTSSMVAEKLKEEMETRGFHVRTTEAKPTEALNYAQSGNYDLITHTSPLPVADYGIPTISASSCLTGIGEDEFYEEVEKVLKALNK